A genomic window from Purpureocillium takamizusanense chromosome 2, complete sequence includes:
- a CDS encoding uncharacterized protein (BUSCO:EOG09263QUM~COG:A~EggNog:ENOG503NUUD) codes for MAAPKMTKNQMRRAKKKEQKKAKAQGAEQQQDEAAPAVEDEHAVKSDKHRGDADGPADAEADAAEVAVTVEKPGLEEVLGDDDALAAYRDIFSKFGASVDGDNIAKEANAGNQGDVFFDDDDDIPDEDEETTGRTKLSKKKRKQLRTLSVAELKSMVNHPEVVEWHDVSSLDPRLLVQIKAQRNIVPVPSHWSLKREYLSSKRGIEKSAFRLPAFIADTGISEMRDAVLEKEAEQSLKQKQRARVQPKMGRLDIDYQKLYDAFFRFQIKPELTRYGEVYYEGKEAEVDYQHFRPGDLGEATKEALGMPPGAPPPWLINQQRVGPPPSYPTLKIPGLNIPPPPGGTWGYHPGGWGKPPVDELNRPLFGGDVLGLNTQQPAPPQAGQPDQPVVEPVERTLWGELQPREEESEEEEESDEDEDEGDEEREEDIGGEEDIGGLETPGGYASTVLPNQGTETSMAGDFDLRKERSGYGTETPSGRAAYTVLKEQKAQGSSGGLFGVGHQYDLSSAQHANIPVLGAEDDSRKRKKPGDVDVALDVDSLGQHDGLNKDALRQKFEEGSRQQGVGANWQHDEDLADMIAEESRKRQKTERERSDRRREARGRH; via the exons atggcggccccAAAGATGACCAAGAACCAGATGCGGagggccaagaagaaggagcagAAGAAGGCAAAGGCACAG GGAGCGGAACAGCAGCAAGACGAAGCCGCTCCCGCCGTAGAAGACGAGCACGCAGTCAAGTCTGACAAGcatcgcggcgacgccgatggGCCCGcggatgccgaggccgatgcgGCTGAGGTCGCCGTTACGGTGGAGAAGCCAGGCCTCGAAGAGgtcctgggcgacgacgatgccctggCTGCCTACAGAGACATCTTCTCCAAGTTTGGTGCGTCCGTCGACGGAGACAACATTGCCAAGGAAGCCAACGCCGGCAACCAAGGCGACGTCTTCttcgacgatgacgacgatattcccgacgaagacgaggaaaCCACGGGCAGAACAAAACTCTCCAAGAAGAAACGCAAGCAGCTCCGGACTCTCTCCGTTGCCGAGCTCAAGAGCATGGTCAACCACCCCGAGGTGGTTGAGTGGCACGACGTGTCGTCGCTGGACccgcgcctgctcgtccagATCAAAGCCCAGCGAAACATCGTACCCGTGCCGTCGCATTGGTCGCTGAAGCGCGAATACCTCTCTTCGAAACGTGGCATCGAGAAGTCGGCCTTCAGACTGCCCGCTTTCATTGCCGACACTGGCATCTCGGAGATGCGAGACGCCGTTCTCGAGAAGGAGGCAGAGCAGAGCCTCaagcagaagcagcgcgCTCGCGTGCAGCCCAAAATGGGCAGGCTAGATATTGACTATCAGAAACTTTACGACGCATTCTTTCGCTTTCAGATCAAGCCAGAGCTGACGCGCTACGGAGAGGTCTACTACGAGGGCAAGGAAGCCGAGGTAGACTATCAGCACTTTCGGCCCGGtgacctcggcgaggcgACCAAAGAGGCTCTCGGgatgccgcccggcgcccccccgccctggCTCATCAATCAACAACGCGTCGGACCTCCCCCCTCGTACCCTACCCTGAAGATTCCCGGCCTGAACATCCCACCCCCTCCCGGTGGCACCTGGGGCTATCACCCTGGTGGATGGGGCAAGCCCCCTGTCGACGAGCTGAACCGCCCGCTTTTCGGCGGTGATGTCCTAGGCCTGAATACCCAACAacctgcgccgcctcaaGCGGGACAGCCCGATCAGCCCGTCGTTGAGCCCGTCGAGCGAACGCTGTGGGGCGAGCTACAaccgcgcgaggaggagtccgaagaagaagaagagtcggatgaggacgaggacgagggcgacgaggagcgagaAGAAGACATTGGTGGAGAGGAGGATATTGGCGGCCTGGAGACGCCAGGCGGATACGCTAGCACCGTTCTGCCGAACCAGGGCACTGAGACCTCCATGGCTGGAGACTTCGACCTGCGCAAGGAGCGTTCCGGATATGGCACAGAGACGCCGTCCGGGCGCGCCGCATACACGGTCCTAAAGGAGCAGAAGGCacagggcagcagcggtggaCTCTTCGGTGTCGGCCACCAGTACGACCTGAGCTCGGCGCAGCACGCCAACatccccgtcctcggcgccgaggacgactcGCGAAAGCGCAAGAagcccggcgacgtggacgtggCTCTCGACGTCGACTCGCTCGGCCAGCACGACGGGCTCAACAAGGACGCCCTCCGGCAGAAGTTCGAGGAGGGTAGTCGGCAGCAGGGCGTAGGTGCCAACTGGCAGCACGACGAAGACCTGGCCGACATGATTGCTGAGGAGAGCCGCAAGCGGCAGAAGACGGAGAGGGAGCGCAGCGACCGCCGCAGGGAGGCCCGCGGTCGCCACTGA
- a CDS encoding uncharacterized protein (COG:S~EggNog:ENOG503P45P) — MTVHSPYQRTAPFLQRNWVKVHKPLHESSVMGNIMASPTHKGPQLSATDGRRPAKRPRISSPDSFDVGSLIAAPHTTDTGSVLRIEVLKVLHRDSKKVRSAQGAVIPRDVLTTKAACRITIRDVSSAFPRVLHCQSQLCDLTTYKNPVGPHRVARVDLPRPFYVPQESILVTRPNDDRYDLSDKYELLVELESANDGVRWPPLHPQTDFGISVNAFDSSQFSILSSHFDSIFGRQRQPLEFAPGYPSDRFAVPTNYIMDIDLKWGSGLKSLKHIDKDSKPCITAIDPDADPYGDINFEHPADDVANGIDGINGLSNGDASHDHDDDLRGDQTPSRSLRTREKSKNYNLKVLSDQAQGRERRRRARIANHTVNEGRVQYLLPSDQPVCLDFYRCVNCGAYHESMPQLQLHLKMNHPAYEYVLETMSQGPQFRVSAVRAMPTTPSRIATRQPQVFNIPSFSAGDLPSVSARAAQDEDLLRSPSIKAQANRPASGSPAPKLSKLPGRGVVKSKERKVLVPNISQPLFHPISKATLQPGQEVPETVPDDTWLIQKHQESIGEFTDVDATEKEYIWEWDGFILRKNITSAAYLPRAFLDFVEAKAVWLVAENHRMIEFGKHCSVLLARDLLDNETMKRAFTYIRSARATKTSSSDGQTSEADSSWGGDGAPRQSPRSTQIRKSSSGCSVCQLPVLGPTLLLCSNKVP, encoded by the coding sequence ATGACGGTTCACAGTCCCTACCAGCGGACGGCCCCTTTTCTACAACGCAACTGGGTCAAGGTCCACAAGCCCCTTCACGAATCTTCCGTCATGGGCAACATcatggcctcgccgacgcaCAAGGGGCCTCAACTCTCGGCCACAgatggccgtcgcccagccaAGCGCCCTCGTATCTCATCGCCCGACTCATTCGACGTGGGGAGTCTCATCGCCGCACCACATACGACTGATACCGGCTCGGTCCTGCGCATCGAGGTGCTCAAGGTCTTGCACAGGGACTCCAAAAAGGTCCGCTCTGCCCAAGGCGCCGTGATACCTCGCGACGTCCTCACCACCAAGGCGGCTTGCAGGATCACTATCCGCGACGTGAGCTCCGCCTTCCCGCGAGTCCTCCACTGTCAAAGCCAGCTTTGCGACTTGACCACGTACAAGAATCCCGTCGGCCCTCATCGCGTGGCCCGGGTCGACCTACCCCGTCCGTTCTACGTCCCTCAAGAAAGTATTCTTGTCACCAGACCAAACGATGACAGGTACGATCTTTCCGACAAATACGAACTCCTAGTCGAACTCGAgtccgccaacgacggcgtCCGCTGGCCTCCTCTTCACCCGCAGACAGACTTCGGCATCTCCGTCAACGCGTTCGATTCGAGCCAGTTTAGCATCCTCTCCAGTCACTTTGATAGTATCTTCGGCCGGCAGAGGCAGCCACTGGAATTCGCTCCTGGCTATCCATCCGACCGGTTTGCAGTCCCCACCAACTACATCATGGATATCGACCTTAAATGGGGAAGCGGGTTGAAATCGCTTAAGCACATCGATAAGGACTCGAAGCCATGCATCACAGCCATTGACCCTGATGCGGACCCATACGGCGATATCAACTTTGAGCACCCCGCTGATGACGTCGCCAATGGCATCGATGGTATCAATGGCCTTTCAAACGGAGATGCATCCCATgatcacgacgacgatcttCGTGGCGACCAGACACCGTCACGGTCGTTGAGGACCCGCGAAAAGTCCAAGAATTATAACTTGAAAGTTCTGAGCGATCAAGCCCAGGGAAGAGAACGACGAAGGCGGGCACGGATTGCCAATCACACGGTCAATGAAGGACGAGTTCAGTATTTGCTGCCATCAGATCAGCCTGTCTGCCTCGACTTCTACCGCTGCGTGAACTGTGGCGCCTACCACGAGTCTATGCCGCAGTTGCAGCTCCACTTGAAGATGAACCATCCCGCCTATGAGTACGTCCTCGAAACGATGAGCCAGGGGCCGCAGTTTCGTGTGTCTGCCGTGCGGGCGATGCCAACGACACCAAGCAGAATAGCTACCCGCCAACCCCAGGTGTTCAACATCCCATCCTTCTCCGCGGGCGATCTgccgtcggtgtcggcgcgcgccgctcaaGATGAAGACTTGCTCAGGTCTCCCTCCATCAAAGCGCAAGCAAACAGGCCTGCATCTGGTTCGCCTGCTCCAAAGCTTTCAAAGCTTCCCGGACGCGGGGTCGTCAAGTCAAAAGAAAGGAAAGTTTTGGTTCCTAACATTTCACAGCCTCTCTTCCACCCCATTAGCAAGGCAACGCTGCAGCCCGGACAGGAGGTGCCCGAGACAGTGCCTGATGATACATGGCTCATTCAGAAGCATCAAGAGAGCATCGGCGAATTCACCGATGTTGATGCGACGGAGAAGGAGTATATCTGGGAGTGGGACGGGTTCATCTTGCGCAAGAACATCACTTCTGCCGCGTACCTCCCGCGCGCATTCCTCGATTTTGTGGAGGCAAAGGCAGTGTGGCTTGTCGCCGAGAATCACCGTATGATCGAGTTTGGCAAGCATTGCAGCGTCCTGCTTGCCCGCGACTTGCTGGATAACGAGACTATGAAGCGGGCTTTTACGTATATCCGCTCTGCCAGGGCGACGAAAACGTCCAGCTCTGATGGGCAGACGAGTGAAGCAGACAGCTCATGGGGTGGAGATGGAGCCCCACGACAGTCTCCACGATCGACACAAATTCGCAAAAGTagcagcggctgcagcgTCTGCCAACTGCCGGTACTAGGGCCCACGCTCCTACTCTGCTCCAACAAGGTACCATAA
- a CDS encoding uncharacterized protein (COG:E~COG:G~EggNog:ENOG503NUBJ~TransMembrane:10 (i97-115o135-159i180-197o209-229i236-256o262-281i309-328o361-379i386-406o412-429i)), which yields MEKFPDHVDAHYMVNGAAHSPNNQRSSPVAYPQPNGGATLSDRWQPASGRRENGHAHGWPSSAARGHGRQKSLSDAFRTIRARNGSMSQNAHEIADALRAPVSPKLVILCLSWYASSALTNTSSKSILMAFDKPATLTIIQFAFVSSLCMFLAWLATIFPELRNKIAVLRHPIRKPSKDVILNTLPLAAFQIGGHLLSSTATAKIPVSLVHTIKGLSPLFTVLAYRIFYDIRYPQATYLSLIPLTVGVMLACSGKHSYDGQLTGVLQALLATLIFVTQNIVSKKIFNEAAKAEAEAPGVRSKKLDKLNLLCYSSGMAFLVTLPIWFWSEGITLLGDFLSDGAVDLSNNPLAMDHGRLTLEFIFNGVFHFSQNMLAFILLSMVSPVTYSVASLIKRVFVIVMAILWFRSPTTPVQAAGIALTFLGLYLYDRTSESNKADRKARMMTQSRTGTPLLPLSEDVSGASSPQGGSSAHPYTEGYRGAITASEDSKKADDNFGRGRSGRVNAGWAQR from the exons atggaGAAATTCCCCGATCACGTCGACGCGCACTACATGGTCAATGGCGCCGCACACAGCCCGAATAACCAGCGGTCGTCGCCTGTCGCTTACCCTcagcccaacggcggcgcgacgctgTCGGATCGCTGgcagcccgccagcggcagaAGAGAGAATGGCCACGCCCATggctggccctcgagcgctgCTCGCGGACACGGCCGCCAGAAGAGTCTGAGCGATGCCTTCCGCACCATACGCGCGAGAAATGGCAGCATGAGCCAGAATGCCCACGAGATTGCCGACGCCTTGCGCGCCCCCGTCTCCCCAAAGCTCGTC ATACTTTGCCTGTCATGGTATGCGTCATCGGCTCTGACCAACACGTCCTCGAAATCGATCCTGATGGCCTTCGACAAGCCGGCGACCCTGACCATAATTCAGTTTGCTTTCGTCTCCTCGCTGTGCATGTTTCTCGCCTGGCTCGCCACGATATTCCCCGAACTGCGCAATAAGATTGCCGTCCTAAGGCACCCCATCCGCAAGCCGAGCAAAGACGTCATCCTCAACACACTCCCACTGGCCGCTTTCCAGATTGGTGGCCATTTACTAAGCTCgaccgccacggccaagaTCCCTGTGTCTCTTGTGCACACGATCAAGGGCCTGTCCCCCTTGTTCACCGTCCTGGCTTATAGGATATTCTACGACATCCGGTACCCCCAAGCAACCTACCTCTCTCTTATACCACTGACCGTCGGTGTTATGCTCGCCTGCTCCGGTAAACACAGCTACGACGGTCAATTGACGGGCGtcctgcaggcgctgctggcaaCGCTCATCTTCGTCACGCAAAACATCGTCTCCAAGAAGATCTTCAACGAGGCAGCAAaagccgaggccgaggcccccGGCGTGCGATCCAAGAAGCTGGACAAGCTGAACCTTTTGTGCTACTCGTCTGGCATGGCCTTTCTCGTGACCTTGCCCATCTGGTTTTGGTCCGAGGGCATCACCCTACTGGGCGACTTCCTCAGCGACGGTGCAGTGGACCTGAGCAACAACCCCCTTGCTATGGACCACGGCCGGTTAACCCTGGAGTTCATCTTCAACGGTGTCTTCCACTTCAGCCAGAACATGCTGGCTTTCATCCTCTTGTCCATGGTGTCGCCCGTCACTTACTCGGTTGCAAGCTTGATCAAGCGCGTCTTCGTCATTGTCATGGCCATCCTCTGGTTCAGGAGCCCCACGACGCccgtgcaggcggcgggcattGCGCTGACCTTTCTCGGTCTCTACCTCTATGACCGGACGAGCGAGAGCAACAAGGCCGACCGCAAGGCGCGCATGATGACGCAGTCCCGCACGGGCACGCCCTTGCTCCCCCTCAGCGAGGACGTCtccggcgccagcagcccccAGGGTGGCTCTAGCGCGCACCCGTACACCGAGGGATACCGCGGAGCTATCACGGCGAGTGAGGACTCCAAGAAGGCCGACGACAACTTTGGACGCGGTCGTTCAGGCCGTGTCAACGCTGGCTGGGCCCAGCGGTAG
- a CDS encoding uncharacterized protein (COG:S~EggNog:ENOG503P45P) → MTVHSPYQRTAPFLQRNWVKVHKPLHESSVMGNIMASPTHKGPQLSATDGRRPAKRPRISSPDSFDVGSLIAAPHTTDTGSVLRIEVLKVLHRDSKKVRSAQGAVIPRDVLTTKAACRITIRDVSSAFPRVLHCQSQLCDLTTYKNPVGPHRVARVDLPRPFYVPQESILVTRPNDDRYDLSDKYELLVELESANDGVRWPPLHPQTDFGISVNAFDSSQFSILSSHFDSIFGRQRQPLEFAPGYPSDRFAVPTNYIMDIDLKWGSGLKSLKHIDKDSKPCITAIDPDADPYGDINFEHPADDVANGIDGINGLSNGDASHDHDDDLRGDQTPSRSLRTREKSKNYNLKVLSDQAQGRERRRRARIANHTVNEGRVQYLLPSDQPVCLDFYRCVNCGAYHESMPQLQLHLKMNHPAYEYVLETMSQGPQFRVSAVRAMPTTPSRIATRQPQVFNIPSFSAGDLPSVSARAAQDEDLLRSPSIKAQANRPASGSPAPKLSKLPGRGVVKSKERKVLVPNISQPLFHPISKATLQPGQEVPETVPDDTWLIQKHQESIGEFTDVDATEKEYIWEWDGFILRKNITSAAYLPRAFLDFVEAKAVWLVAENHRMIEFGKHCSVLLARDLLDNETMKRAFTYIRSARATKTSSSDGQTSEADSSWGGDGAPRQSPRSTQIRKSSSGCSVCQLPVLGPTLLLCSNKSCPRRLYHSTCIKETAKTPVTQRDWLCNSCCETQIPS, encoded by the exons ATGACGGTTCACAGTCCCTACCAGCGGACGGCCCCTTTTCTACAACGCAACTGGGTCAAGGTCCACAAGCCCCTTCACGAATCTTCCGTCATGGGCAACATcatggcctcgccgacgcaCAAGGGGCCTCAACTCTCGGCCACAgatggccgtcgcccagccaAGCGCCCTCGTATCTCATCGCCCGACTCATTCGACGTGGGGAGTCTCATCGCCGCACCACATACGACTGATACCGGCTCGGTCCTGCGCATCGAGGTGCTCAAGGTCTTGCACAGGGACTCCAAAAAGGTCCGCTCTGCCCAAGGCGCCGTGATACCTCGCGACGTCCTCACCACCAAGGCGGCTTGCAGGATCACTATCCGCGACGTGAGCTCCGCCTTCCCGCGAGTCCTCCACTGTCAAAGCCAGCTTTGCGACTTGACCACGTACAAGAATCCCGTCGGCCCTCATCGCGTGGCCCGGGTCGACCTACCCCGTCCGTTCTACGTCCCTCAAGAAAGTATTCTTGTCACCAGACCAAACGATGACAGGTACGATCTTTCCGACAAATACGAACTCCTAGTCGAACTCGAgtccgccaacgacggcgtCCGCTGGCCTCCTCTTCACCCGCAGACAGACTTCGGCATCTCCGTCAACGCGTTCGATTCGAGCCAGTTTAGCATCCTCTCCAGTCACTTTGATAGTATCTTCGGCCGGCAGAGGCAGCCACTGGAATTCGCTCCTGGCTATCCATCCGACCGGTTTGCAGTCCCCACCAACTACATCATGGATATCGACCTTAAATGGGGAAGCGGGTTGAAATCGCTTAAGCACATCGATAAGGACTCGAAGCCATGCATCACAGCCATTGACCCTGATGCGGACCCATACGGCGATATCAACTTTGAGCACCCCGCTGATGACGTCGCCAATGGCATCGATGGTATCAATGGCCTTTCAAACGGAGATGCATCCCATgatcacgacgacgatcttCGTGGCGACCAGACACCGTCACGGTCGTTGAGGACCCGCGAAAAGTCCAAGAATTATAACTTGAAAGTTCTGAGCGATCAAGCCCAGGGAAGAGAACGACGAAGGCGGGCACGGATTGCCAATCACACGGTCAATGAAGGACGAGTTCAGTATTTGCTGCCATCAGATCAGCCTGTCTGCCTCGACTTCTACCGCTGCGTGAACTGTGGCGCCTACCACGAGTCTATGCCGCAGTTGCAGCTCCACTTGAAGATGAACCATCCCGCCTATGAGTACGTCCTCGAAACGATGAGCCAGGGGCCGCAGTTTCGTGTGTCTGCCGTGCGGGCGATGCCAACGACACCAAGCAGAATAGCTACCCGCCAACCCCAGGTGTTCAACATCCCATCCTTCTCCGCGGGCGATCTgccgtcggtgtcggcgcgcgccgctcaaGATGAAGACTTGCTCAGGTCTCCCTCCATCAAAGCGCAAGCAAACAGGCCTGCATCTGGTTCGCCTGCTCCAAAGCTTTCAAAGCTTCCCGGACGCGGGGTCGTCAAGTCAAAAGAAAGGAAAGTTTTGGTTCCTAACATTTCACAGCCTCTCTTCCACCCCATTAGCAAGGCAACGCTGCAGCCCGGACAGGAGGTGCCCGAGACAGTGCCTGATGATACATGGCTCATTCAGAAGCATCAAGAGAGCATCGGCGAATTCACCGATGTTGATGCGACGGAGAAGGAGTATATCTGGGAGTGGGACGGGTTCATCTTGCGCAAGAACATCACTTCTGCCGCGTACCTCCCGCGCGCATTCCTCGATTTTGTGGAGGCAAAGGCAGTGTGGCTTGTCGCCGAGAATCACCGTATGATCGAGTTTGGCAAGCATTGCAGCGTCCTGCTTGCCCGCGACTTGCTGGATAACGAGACTATGAAGCGGGCTTTTACGTATATCCGCTCTGCCAGGGCGACGAAAACGTCCAGCTCTGATGGGCAGACGAGTGAAGCAGACAGCTCATGGGGTGGAGATGGAGCCCCACGACAGTCTCCACGATCGACACAAATTCGCAAAAGTagcagcggctgcagcgTCTGCCAACTGCCGGTACTAGGGCCCACGCTCCTACTCTGCTCCAACAAG TCCTGCCCGCGGCGTTTATACCACTCGACCTGTATCAAGGAGACTGCAAAGACACCCGTTACACAGCGCGACTGGCTATGTAACTCATGTTGCGAAACGCAAATCCCGAGCTAG
- a CDS encoding uncharacterized protein (EggNog:ENOG503NZQE~COG:L) codes for MVNGIMAPLFRLPDEELLTSLAERFPGREQQIRSLATLLHPDAAPCRNLVLHGTEATGKSAITSQLLSQLAALSRRDEGGDGDVEVNGSSKDTGEPNLRYAFVNAAQCITGRHLFERVVGAVADALRCDARDDDERHRWDQQRRRCETLAQLTVALGTMLRDPTRQPRSRFVLVLDAIDRQRDAPPTLLPALARLSEMIPCLTCVFIVTAPPAGFLRTPSAPHLHFPPYTKPEFVRILALAPPPPIPGTTERETADLWTRFCAAVHDAFVRSAARTLPAFRHGCRALWPRFIAPVVAGTYAVKEFSKLLVAARVHFQDESLLNPSIVSLRPGAGGKSTAALGDGPAPIPVDQAVNGVSKATTTTTTHTITAAPAPAAAQLTALLPIAARILLLCAYLASHNAARHDLTVFSTYHHGRRRRRGGGFTAAAAGGGGSSTPRRGAKHRKIARKLLGAHAFVLERMLAIFEAVRGEWIPEGGSVGSVVDGDVGMAISTLASLRLLVRVGAGDTMDRAGKWRINVGWDAIRGIGRSIGVEVEEWLME; via the exons CTGGCTGAGCGTTTCCCGGGCCGGGAACAACAGATTCGCTCCCTGGCAACGCTCCTCCAT CCTGACGCCGCGCCCTGCCGCAACCTCGTCCTCCACGGCACCGAAGCCACGGGCAAATCCGCCATCACATCACAGTTGCTGTCACAACTAGCCGCGCTGTCacggcgcgacgagggcggcgacggcgacgtcgaagTCAACGGTAGTAGCAAAGACACTGGCGAGCCGAACCTGCGATACGCCTTCGTCAACGCGGCGCAGTGCATCACGGGGAGGCATCTCTTCGAGCGCGTCGTaggggccgtggccgacgcgctgcgATGTGATGCCcgggatgacgacgagcgccaCAGGTGGGACCAGCAGCGCAGGCGTTGCGAGACGCTCGCGCAGCTGACGGTAGCGCTGGGGACGATGCTAAGGGATCCGACGCGGCAGCCGCGCTCGAGGTTCGTCCTGGTGCTAGACGCCATTGATCGGCAGAgggacgcgccgcccacgctgcTCCCCGCGCTGGCTCGTCTGTCCGAGATG ATCCCCTGCCTGACGtgcgtcttcatcgtcaccgcgccgcccgccggcttcctccgcacgccctcggcgccgcaccTGCACTTCCCGCCGTACACCAAACCCGAGTTCGTGCGCATCCTTGCGCtcgccccgccgccgcccatccccGGGACGACGGAGCGCGAGACGGCGGACCTGTGGACGCgcttctgcgccgccgtccacgacgCCTTTGTGcgctccgccgcgcgcaccctgcccgccttccgccacggctgccgcgcccTGTGGCCGCGCTTCatcgcccccgtcgtcgccggcacctacgccgtcaaggagttctcgaagctgctcgtcgccgcgaggGTCCACTTCCAGGACGAGTCCCTCCTGAACCCGAGCATCGTCTCGCTGCGCCCTGGCGCGGGTGGGAagagcaccgccgcccttggcgaTGGGCCGGCCCCTATCCCCGTGGACCAagccgtcaacggcgtctctaaagcgacgacgacaacgacgacacaTACTatcaccgccgcgcccgctcccgccgccgcgcagctcaCTGCCCTGCTCCCCATTGCCGCCCGCattctcctcctctgcgCGTATCTAGCTTCCCACAACGCCGCGCGCCACGACCTGACCGTCTTCTCCACGTACCATCACGGGCGcaggcgccgacgcggcggaggcttcaccgcggccgcggccggtggtggcggaTCGTCGACGCCCCGACGCGGCGCCAAGCATCGCAAGATTGCGCGCAAGCTTCTCGGCGCGCACgccttcgtcctcgagcgcatGCTGGCCATCTTCGAGGCCGTGCGCGGCGAGTGGATTCCCGAGGGCGGCTCCGTCGGCTCCGTCGTGGACGGGGACGTGGGCATGGCCATCTCCACGCTGGCGagcctgcggctgctggtgaGGGTTGGCGCGGGCGACACCATGGACAGGGCGGGCAAGTGGAGGATCAACGTCGGGTGGGATGCCATCAGGGGCATAGGAAGGagcatcggcgtcgaggtaGAAGAGTGGCTCATGgagtag